Genomic segment of Mycobacteriales bacterium:
GAGCACGAGCAGCGTGAGCAGCGAAAGGCGCCAGCTGAGGGCGACCATGGCGATCGCGGTGGCGACGACCGTGGTGACGTTCGTGGCGATCGAGGTCGCCGTGTCCGTGACGACGGACTGCATGCCGTTGACGTCGTTGGTCAGGCGGGATTGGACCTCACCGCCCTTGGTGCGGGTGAAGAACGCGAGCGACTGCTTCTGCAGATGGGAGAAGACCTCGGTACGCAGCCGGTGCATGACCTGCTGCCCGACTCGGGTCGACATCCAGGTCTGCACCACTCCGATGACCGACGTCAGGGCGGCGGCGGCGACCATGGCAGCAATGGCCAGCAACAGCAGGTGGATGTTCTGCTGCGGCAGGGCGTCGTCGATGATCGTCCGGGTCAGGAAGGGAGGGGCCAGGCCGATGACGGCCGACCCGACGAGCAGCAGGACGACGAGGGTGATCTGGACGCGATGGGGGTGGAAGAGTGCGGCGATGCGCCGCCACGACACCGGTGATTCGGCGAGTTGGGCCTTGTCGGCGGGGTCTACTTTGCGTGGCGCGAAGCCACCGCGGGGTCCTTGTGGGCCTGGCATAGGCATCTACTCCTTGGGCGGGGCCGGGATACCGGTCGTCGATGACATTGGTGAAGCTACCTCACTATCCGGTACCGGTCAAATGAGGTAACGTCATGACCATGAGCGAACATTCCCACCACCACTCCGGCGAGCCCGGAGATCTTGCCGACCTGCTGATGGGCTCCGCCCGGGGTCTGCGGCGGCGGTGGGCCGAGTCGCTCGAGCCGTGGGGGCTCTCGCCGCACCATGCCCGGGCGCTGCGGGTCGTGGCCGACCTGCAGGCGCCGCGGTTGGGGGTGGTCGCGGAGCACCTTCGCGTCACGCCGCGATCGGCGACCGAGGTCGTGGACACCCTGGAGGAGCGCGGGTTGGTCGAGCGACGATCCGACCCCGAGGACCGTCGGGCCACCTGCGTCGTCCTTACTCCCGAAGGTGCGCGAGTGCGGGCCGAGATCGACGCGTCACGGCGTACCGGCGGCGCCGACTATTTCGCCGGGCTGACCGCGGCCGAACGAGCGACGCTGACCGAACTGCTGACCAAGCTCGACCCGCGCCGCCGCTTGACATGAAGTTAGGTTGAGGTCTCAGCCTGGGTGTGGGGATGCGATACCCGGGAGGCAGCGATCGTGCAGAGTGCAACTGTCGTCCAGTTCGGTGGTCCCGATGTCTTTCGGCTCCTCGAGCAGACCGATCCCGTGCCCGGGCCGGGCGAGGTGCTGATCGCCGTCGAGGTCGCCGATGTGTTGTGGCTGGAGACCATGGTCCGGTCCGGGGCCGGGCAGAACTACTGGCCGATGCGGCCGCCGTACGTCCCCGGTAACGGGGTCGCCGGGCGGATCATCACGGTCGGCGACCAGGTAGATGGTGGCCTGGTCGGTCGCCGAGTCGTTGCGCATACCGGCAATGAAGGCGGTTACGCCGATCGGGCCGTGGTGCCTGCCGAGGCGGTCTCGCTCGTGCCCGACAACCTCAGCTTCGCGGTCGCCGCCGCCCTGCTGCACGACGCGCCGACCGCGCTGGCGCTCTTCGACGCCGTGAAGATCGGTGCCGACGACACGGTGCTCGTCGTCGGGGCGAGCGGCGGCCTGGGTGTCCTCCTGGTCGAGCTTGCGCGGGCCCGTGCCGCACGCGTCGTCGCGATCGCGCGCCGCGCCAAGCTGAGCGGGGTGCGGCAGTTGGGACCGGACGCGGTCGTGGACTCCGAACAGGCGGACTGGATCGACCGGGCCCGCTCCGCCCTGGGTGCGGCCGGCGCCGACGTCGTACTGGACAACGTCGGCGGCGACCTCGGCGAAGCGAGCTTCGGTCTCGTCGCCGAGGGCGGCCGGTTCTCCGGTCACGGCACGCCCGGTGGCCGGTTCGCGCGCATCGACGAGCGGACCGCCGACCGTCTGGGTGTGGCGGTCAGCGGGATCGAGAAGGTCCAGATGTCCGCCGGAGATCTGAAGCGCTACACCGAGCAGGCGCTGCGCGAGGCATCGGCCGGCGCCCTCCATCCTGTGATCGGACAGACCTTCCCGCTGGTGCAGGCCGGCGCGGCCCATGCCGCCATCGAGAGTCGCACCGTGTTCGGCAAGACGCTGCTCACCATGACGGAGTGACAGCGGGTCAGGCGGGCGGCTGCCGCCATAGGTCGACCGGAGAGATGCCGAGCCGGCCGAACATGCGGCGCAGCAGCGGAAGGCTGATGCCGAGCACGGTGCCGTGGTCACCGTCGATCCCCTCGACGAACCAACCGCCGCGACCGTCGAGGGTGAACGCGCCGGCGACCTGCATCGGTTCGCCGCTCGCGACGTACGCCGCGAGCTCGGCGTCGGTCGGGCGGCCGAAGCGCACCGTCGTCGATGACAGCTCGCCTTCCCGGCCGTGCACCTGACCGGACCGGACATCCACGACGCAGTGACCGGTGTGCAGGATCCCGGAGCCGCCGGCCATCGCCCGCCAGCGGCGTACCGCCTCGTCGGT
This window contains:
- a CDS encoding zinc-binding dehydrogenase produces the protein MQSATVVQFGGPDVFRLLEQTDPVPGPGEVLIAVEVADVLWLETMVRSGAGQNYWPMRPPYVPGNGVAGRIITVGDQVDGGLVGRRVVAHTGNEGGYADRAVVPAEAVSLVPDNLSFAVAAALLHDAPTALALFDAVKIGADDTVLVVGASGGLGVLLVELARARAARVVAIARRAKLSGVRQLGPDAVVDSEQADWIDRARSALGAAGADVVLDNVGGDLGEASFGLVAEGGRFSGHGTPGGRFARIDERTADRLGVAVSGIEKVQMSAGDLKRYTEQALREASAGALHPVIGQTFPLVQAGAAHAAIESRTVFGKTLLTMTE
- a CDS encoding nucleoside triphosphate pyrophosphatase, with the translated sequence MTRRVVLASASPARRRVLEAAGVPVEVQVSGFDESTVTDPCPGELARALAGAKADTVAARTDDALVIGCDSLLEFDGDAYGKPADTDEAVRRWRAMAGGSGILHTGHCVVDVRSGQVHGREGELSSTTVRFGRPTDAELAAYVASGEPMQVAGAFTLDGRGGWFVEGIDGDHGTVLGISLPLLRRMFGRLGISPVDLWRQPPA
- a CDS encoding MarR family transcriptional regulator — protein: MSEHSHHHSGEPGDLADLLMGSARGLRRRWAESLEPWGLSPHHARALRVVADLQAPRLGVVAEHLRVTPRSATEVVDTLEERGLVERRSDPEDRRATCVVLTPEGARVRAEIDASRRTGGADYFAGLTAAERATLTELLTKLDPRRRLT